A portion of the Simkania negevensis Z genome contains these proteins:
- a CDS encoding MFS transporter yields MMEKDSRSHLFLGTVIWSLAALFYLYEFFLRVFVSTISDQVIADLSLTAQQFATMGAGYYLIYSFMQLPVGILVDRLGARLLLTIAVFLAGLGGFSFAFVHGFSSGFLSRCFMGFGSSFAYVCLLVLALNWFPRKHFGLMAGIANFLGAAGPMLAGGPLALLLTLFRDNWRLVIGGIGALGFVLAVFIGVFVRNTPPRQKGEIIHLEPGKESLLRRLGELIRIPQVWAIVLYAGFVYVCLPLLGAYWGTSFLQARGFSRTVAASIASMMWVGLGVGSPVLGKISDSIKRRKPILYGSAFFGIVVTILVVYFHLENKLIYMALFFLIGFVSAAQSVSFATITEHVPTKLQATAIGLNNSMIMFFAAVLPPIVSSFIGRSAAMHHEKAGHFTDADFQAGFFFMPIFYLCAYLLALFFIRETYCRQQFEVVKISKSDLSNIP; encoded by the coding sequence ATGATGGAAAAAGATTCTCGCTCTCACTTGTTTTTGGGCACAGTCATTTGGAGTTTAGCAGCTCTCTTTTACTTATATGAATTTTTCTTGCGCGTTTTTGTTTCGACAATTTCTGATCAAGTGATTGCTGATTTAAGTTTGACTGCACAACAGTTCGCCACAATGGGAGCCGGATACTATTTAATTTATTCATTCATGCAGCTTCCCGTTGGGATTTTAGTCGATCGACTTGGAGCCCGGCTTTTGCTGACAATTGCAGTTTTCTTAGCGGGGTTAGGAGGGTTCTCTTTTGCTTTTGTCCATGGGTTTTCGAGTGGATTCCTCAGTCGTTGTTTTATGGGGTTTGGGTCCTCATTTGCCTACGTTTGCCTTCTTGTTCTAGCGCTAAACTGGTTTCCACGAAAACACTTTGGTTTGATGGCCGGCATTGCGAATTTTTTAGGAGCTGCCGGACCTATGTTAGCAGGAGGTCCGCTTGCCTTATTGCTAACACTATTCCGCGATAATTGGCGCTTAGTCATCGGAGGAATTGGGGCTTTGGGCTTTGTTTTAGCGGTCTTTATCGGGGTTTTTGTGCGCAATACTCCACCAAGACAAAAAGGAGAAATCATTCATCTTGAACCTGGTAAAGAGTCGCTTCTTCGACGACTTGGAGAGCTTATTCGGATTCCCCAAGTTTGGGCGATCGTTCTTTATGCAGGATTTGTCTATGTGTGTCTTCCTTTGCTTGGAGCTTATTGGGGGACAAGTTTTTTACAAGCGCGAGGCTTTTCAAGAACCGTTGCAGCCTCAATTGCTTCGATGATGTGGGTTGGGTTGGGAGTTGGGTCGCCCGTACTAGGAAAGATTTCAGATAGTATAAAAAGGCGGAAACCCATTCTGTATGGAAGTGCTTTCTTTGGAATTGTTGTCACGATCCTTGTTGTCTATTTCCACTTAGAAAATAAGTTAATCTATATGGCGCTCTTTTTTCTCATTGGATTTGTCAGTGCAGCACAAAGCGTTTCATTTGCAACGATCACTGAGCATGTTCCTACCAAGCTACAAGCGACTGCTATCGGCTTGAACAACTCAATGATTATGTTTTTTGCAGCTGTCTTACCACCGATTGTCAGTTCATTCATCGGTCGCTCTGCTGCGATGCATCACGAAAAAGCGGGGCATTTCACAGATGCAGATTTTCAGGCTGGTTTTTTCTTCATGCCAATTTTTTATCTTTGCGCATACCTCTTAGCACTCTTTTTTATTCGTGAAACTTATTGCAGGCAACAATTTGAAGTTGTGAAGATCAGCAAGTCTGACTTGTCAAATATTCCATAG
- a CDS encoding trypsin-like serine peptidase encodes MSSIYARYVAPFSLEQPSLPNQVETTWCDGQSKVSRAWQSHQEMNDCRYSTREKAFYPVLPYNTQTQNYMPVTGHFDISRLRQTHVLDLIYSPPFTMKQFGVIPVSETISPLINKMGTMQDQKTGESLGTCTLIADNLVMVARHAVQGRDVRNIHVRFGQTEFNGKSYIAGHTSFQCVIEEDLGLDYAIIQLNEPVGQRLGHVPLSAHEDIVTEPVLLHYPLQKSLKVSVHSFVQTTYQTKYLLAYHDSDYFSSGGAYFDPLGRMNAMHLGSQLEGDSMNLIRYAVPLKDIVNLRPHSFLALLATGELSQANSYTAEAAPVFLPSAPHNYLMDEEGYQSEKILRNLLRKHLLKDKKIGRTKTGAISFSKANLEYIASKYPREYKVFLDKCSGITGTHGLTKQYSVKGCIESDHTLPHDVWKSTTNPKMRRLVSGGGSRPGENEMPAMTIPYDNHRELRTTGSSTAAIAFRKQLVRLCNANKIDDALTLCFNEYALHGINLKDYQMQIDQCLKEHVLLKVISTKEKQKIMKKLFP; translated from the coding sequence ATGTCCAGTATTTATGCCAGGTATGTTGCCCCATTTTCATTAGAACAACCAAGCTTGCCAAACCAGGTTGAGACAACATGGTGTGACGGCCAATCTAAAGTTTCTAGAGCATGGCAATCACACCAAGAAATGAATGATTGTAGATATTCCACAAGGGAAAAAGCTTTTTACCCTGTTCTTCCTTACAATACGCAAACACAGAATTACATGCCTGTAACAGGGCATTTTGACATTTCTCGATTAAGACAAACCCATGTACTAGACCTGATTTACTCCCCTCCGTTTACCATGAAACAATTCGGAGTGATTCCTGTTTCAGAGACAATTTCACCTTTAATCAATAAGATGGGAACCATGCAAGATCAGAAGACTGGAGAAAGCCTTGGAACTTGTACTCTCATCGCTGACAATCTAGTCATGGTTGCTCGTCACGCCGTTCAGGGTAGAGATGTAAGAAATATTCACGTAAGATTTGGACAGACGGAATTTAATGGAAAATCCTACATTGCCGGTCATACAAGTTTCCAGTGCGTCATTGAAGAAGATCTTGGCCTTGACTATGCAATCATACAATTAAATGAGCCAGTAGGGCAACGATTAGGGCATGTCCCTCTTTCTGCTCATGAGGACATCGTGACTGAACCCGTTTTGCTTCATTACCCCCTTCAGAAATCATTAAAGGTTTCGGTTCATTCATTCGTTCAAACTACCTATCAAACCAAGTACTTATTAGCCTATCATGACTCCGACTATTTCTCTTCTGGAGGAGCCTATTTTGATCCACTAGGTCGAATGAATGCGATGCATTTAGGTTCTCAACTCGAAGGAGATAGCATGAACCTTATCCGATATGCTGTACCTCTCAAAGATATTGTAAACCTTCGTCCTCACTCTTTCCTAGCCCTGCTTGCAACTGGAGAACTGTCACAAGCAAACTCCTATACTGCTGAAGCTGCTCCTGTTTTCTTACCCTCTGCTCCGCATAACTATCTGATGGATGAAGAAGGGTATCAATCCGAAAAAATTCTAAGGAATCTCCTCAGAAAACATCTCCTAAAAGATAAAAAAATTGGTCGAACAAAAACCGGTGCAATTTCCTTTTCAAAAGCTAACCTCGAATATATTGCCTCCAAATACCCTCGAGAGTACAAAGTTTTCCTAGATAAATGCAGTGGAATCACTGGAACTCATGGATTAACAAAGCAATACTCAGTGAAAGGGTGTATCGAAAGCGACCATACGCTTCCCCATGATGTTTGGAAATCAACCACCAACCCAAAAATGAGGCGGCTCGTGTCGGGCGGAGGCTCTCGTCCAGGAGAAAATGAGATGCCCGCAATGACCATTCCCTATGATAACCATCGGGAGCTACGCACAACTGGTTCGTCTACTGCAGCAATTGCTTTTCGAAAACAGCTTGTTCGTCTTTGCAACGCAAATAAAATCGATGACGCTTTAACTCTTTGCTTTAATGAGTATGCATTGCATGGGATCAACCTCAAAGATTATCAAATGCAAATCGACCAATGCCTAAAAGAACACGTTTTACTTAAAGTCATTTCCACTAAGGAAAAGCAAAAAATAATGAAAAAATTATTTCCTTAG
- a CDS encoding class I SAM-dependent methyltransferase, with amino-acid sequence MQYTRDENGKEILIKEGRFQVMMEWERPYMEACIDALGPSGDVLEIGFGCGYSSSHIQSYLPKSHTIIEYHPVVFEKAQEWAKSYENVILVQDTWQNALDSLGVFDAIFFDDYPLESGMGFDGDSQQVGQWSQMMEEKEPLMREARDRTAFLVSLKYTDEDLDAFFKELPLIESTPLEYVLSFFCELREQNQITQLQQEYMLERYKKERKIEEGKIQAFMKQRQMKNLPERESPDRLSLFFNECAEKHMRSGSCFSCFISDPISKFQESAFLKAIQADPRFEYQQELMAIEVPDNCGYYAENQALVITITKL; translated from the coding sequence ATGCAGTACACACGTGATGAGAACGGAAAAGAGATCCTGATCAAAGAAGGCCGTTTTCAAGTCATGATGGAATGGGAAAGGCCTTACATGGAAGCATGCATTGATGCGCTAGGACCTTCAGGAGATGTTTTGGAAATAGGCTTTGGTTGTGGTTATTCTTCGTCACACATTCAGTCGTATCTTCCCAAGTCGCATACCATTATCGAATACCACCCAGTCGTCTTTGAAAAGGCGCAAGAGTGGGCGAAAAGTTATGAAAATGTGATCTTAGTTCAAGATACGTGGCAAAACGCGCTCGATTCACTTGGTGTCTTTGATGCGATCTTTTTCGACGATTATCCTTTAGAATCGGGGATGGGGTTTGATGGCGATTCACAGCAAGTCGGTCAATGGAGTCAGATGATGGAAGAAAAAGAGCCACTCATGCGCGAAGCAAGAGACAGAACGGCTTTTCTTGTTTCTCTCAAATACACTGACGAAGATCTCGATGCCTTTTTTAAAGAGCTCCCTCTTATTGAGTCGACCCCGCTAGAATATGTTCTCTCATTTTTTTGTGAACTGCGTGAACAAAATCAGATCACGCAATTGCAACAAGAGTACATGTTAGAAAGATATAAGAAAGAGCGCAAAATTGAAGAGGGAAAAATCCAAGCGTTTATGAAGCAGCGTCAAATGAAAAACCTTCCTGAAAGAGAAAGCCCCGATCGGCTTAGCCTATTTTTTAATGAGTGCGCTGAAAAGCACATGCGCTCGGGTTCCTGCTTTTCTTGTTTTATTAGTGATCCGATCTCTAAGTTTCAGGAATCGGCATTTTTAAAAGCAATCCAAGCTGATCCACGATTTGAATATCAACAAGAACTTATGGCAATCGAAGTGCCCGATAACTGTGGCTACTATGCAGAAAACCAAGCTCTTGTCATCACCATCACGAAGCTTTAA
- a CDS encoding tetratricopeptide repeat protein, translated as MDSAISDSSSSSSSGSSKSESKENSPSIANSSEIQTPSNDIPIFTSAMEEQISSFKENLAQENFFEPSNSTRQGLSLEEIGRVIGPLFAHESFNQFNNQFSNYPQFAQEIQSLSSQANFKLPPGASQGPLDFCHQEIDRRFSTDYGPMFSNPFQEKDFNALSYQMRGEAARFFGYHNQAIHDFSKAIEMNPTNPTLYLQRSVSYFDIGLYDRSVEDFHHFTTQVEKSPNEIPFSTPEFSLGFAKGLPKGVYESGKGIILFLGDFISHPIHTSTQIYEALATLARLASQDEWGMIGEVLSPEIYQLVTQWDTLSSDKKGELAGYAFGKHGVDILAPGAMAKIASRSAKSARELAAVLKNLQRAEETLILETVAGVGNTVKVEEIINAGKTSRSLGNEVGLTAGEMGQLQKARKLESTINSRLDRLVSQSESEVLKAAIRKDSHVKMVRDYLDKPAKEIQKGIRSYEKLITEHKDKIANPSKFIPNWDKLHPERQDALINKKWPAEIQCYTEQRDVLQSILNERLN; from the coding sequence ATGGATTCAGCTATTTCTGACTCATCTAGCTCCAGCTCATCAGGGTCAAGCAAATCAGAGTCTAAAGAAAATTCACCTTCCATAGCAAATAGCTCAGAAATTCAAACGCCTTCTAATGACATCCCAATTTTTACATCGGCCATGGAAGAACAAATCTCTTCCTTCAAAGAAAATCTCGCTCAAGAGAATTTCTTTGAACCATCTAATTCTACTAGACAAGGTCTCTCATTAGAAGAAATTGGTAGAGTCATTGGCCCTCTTTTTGCTCATGAAAGCTTTAATCAATTCAACAATCAATTTTCAAACTACCCACAATTTGCTCAAGAGATTCAAAGCTTGAGCTCTCAAGCAAATTTCAAATTACCTCCCGGAGCAAGTCAAGGCCCTTTAGATTTTTGCCATCAAGAGATTGATAGGAGATTTTCTACCGATTACGGTCCTATGTTTTCTAATCCATTTCAGGAGAAAGATTTCAATGCTCTTTCTTATCAAATGAGAGGCGAAGCAGCGCGTTTTTTTGGATATCATAACCAAGCTATTCATGACTTTAGTAAAGCCATTGAAATGAATCCAACAAACCCAACGCTTTATCTCCAAAGAAGCGTTTCATATTTTGATATAGGCTTGTATGACCGTTCCGTCGAAGATTTTCATCATTTCACAACTCAAGTTGAGAAATCTCCAAATGAAATCCCATTTTCAACTCCAGAATTTTCTCTTGGTTTTGCTAAAGGTTTGCCAAAGGGAGTTTATGAGTCTGGAAAAGGGATCATTTTGTTTCTTGGAGACTTCATTTCTCACCCTATCCATACCTCAACGCAGATATATGAAGCACTTGCAACTCTTGCTAGACTTGCGAGTCAAGATGAATGGGGAATGATAGGAGAAGTACTTTCACCTGAAATCTATCAATTAGTAACACAATGGGATACCTTGTCCTCTGACAAAAAGGGAGAGTTGGCAGGGTATGCTTTTGGAAAGCATGGAGTGGACATTCTAGCTCCAGGAGCTATGGCTAAAATTGCAAGTAGGAGTGCAAAAAGTGCTCGAGAGCTAGCTGCTGTTTTAAAAAACCTTCAAAGAGCTGAAGAAACTCTTATTCTTGAAACAGTTGCAGGAGTTGGAAATACCGTCAAAGTTGAAGAAATTATTAATGCTGGTAAGACAAGTAGGTCTCTCGGAAATGAAGTTGGACTTACTGCAGGGGAAATGGGGCAATTACAAAAAGCTAGAAAGCTAGAAAGTACGATTAATAGTCGCTTAGATAGATTAGTTTCTCAGTCAGAAAGTGAAGTGCTCAAAGCTGCCATTAGGAAGGATAGCCATGTAAAAATGGTAAGGGATTACCTTGATAAACCGGCAAAAGAGATTCAAAAGGGTATTAGAAGCTATGAAAAGCTAATAACTGAACACAAGGATAAGATTGCAAACCCATCAAAATTTATCCCTAACTGGGATAAACTACATCCCGAAAGACAGGATGCATTAATCAACAAAAAATGGCCTGCTGAGATACAGTGTTATACAGAACAACGAGATGTTCTTCAGTCTATCTTAAATGAAAGGCTTAATTAG
- a CDS encoding efflux RND transporter permease subunit, producing the protein MTSLIFQKKSFVLAIILLLSVAGLLAYKSMPRAEDPPYKVREAQIITSWPGASPKRVEDLITDKIEKHVQKLPEVKTIESVSKTGLSIVKVKLRQDCKEILPIWTKVRQKVEDAERELPPTAMKPFVQDDYGDVFGIVIGVVGDGFDLNTLEPIAKKLKADLMELPDVAKIELLGTQEERIFIDYKNEKLEKLGLSPDYLHFLLATRNIVQSGGTLYSGIEQVTLEPTGNFEDLEAIKNTVIPLPQSSHLLYLSDIAEVTRGVISPPSSLMRVNGHPSLGLAVSMRERGDALTLGKQVRQILRRYQETHPIGTQFEEVVFQPDRVNYKIQEFAGNLGQAIFIVCLVMLFFLGVRIGLIIASAIPIVILITFFILPLFGISLNQVTFASLIIALGMLVDNGIVIAESMAVLIQEKGKKPLEAAFIAAKELKVSLLISTLTTCAAFLPFYFAQSATGEYVSSVFIIVSVVLLVSWLIAFTLTSMMCVKFIPSTPKRLFNPRLPLQTYRRLLRWTLMHRMRFCIILGGLFAVSLWGYTAIPKIFYPPSNHLLFTAEIELPVGSSIWRTEQALSEIEHFVEENLHTNGEVLSWVSYIGNGGPRYRLQHEPEPPNSHYALMLFTVKDYAALTLATEKLDQYLFENHPSIRPKVRRLQEGVPIKNPIELRLSREHKHLKTALKELPGTKNVDDNWGLETKKIVIAVDETRASRAHITHADVASSLESAVSGRILSLYREGDTLIPIVLRSQVARDFHLIESETFNVFSTASPNNVPLFQVATPHLDWEAPARFRYNRQEMLTLVSDLNKGFTAHALEKAIRNHPEIAKVNYELGGEHEASTEAEHSIFVHLPLTLILIVLLLLAQFNSWKHTTLILMTIPLSFIGVILGLLIGHSYFGIMTILGVISLSGIVVNNGVLLIEQIQLMQKQEQSLSQHDAIIEAACSRFRPIFLTTLTTVTGLIPLWIGGGPLWEPLAITLFFGLLTGAILTLFVLPLFYTIFSNSMHSMHKEKAFS; encoded by the coding sequence ATGACTTCTCTCATTTTTCAGAAAAAATCTTTTGTCCTTGCTATCATCCTTCTCCTTTCTGTTGCAGGACTTTTAGCCTACAAATCGATGCCACGAGCAGAAGACCCCCCTTACAAAGTGCGTGAAGCACAAATCATCACGAGTTGGCCCGGAGCAAGCCCCAAACGGGTTGAAGACCTCATCACAGACAAAATTGAAAAGCATGTCCAAAAGCTTCCTGAAGTAAAAACCATCGAAAGCGTTTCCAAAACGGGACTGTCCATCGTGAAGGTAAAGCTTCGTCAAGACTGTAAAGAGATCTTGCCCATTTGGACAAAAGTACGCCAAAAAGTCGAAGATGCCGAGCGTGAACTCCCTCCTACTGCCATGAAACCATTTGTGCAAGATGACTACGGCGACGTGTTTGGAATCGTGATTGGGGTTGTGGGAGATGGGTTTGACTTAAACACGCTCGAACCGATTGCAAAAAAACTCAAAGCCGATTTGATGGAACTTCCCGATGTGGCTAAAATTGAGCTACTTGGAACGCAGGAAGAGCGCATTTTCATCGATTACAAAAACGAAAAACTCGAAAAGCTCGGCCTTTCTCCCGACTACCTCCACTTTCTTCTCGCAACGCGCAATATTGTTCAGTCTGGAGGTACCTTGTATAGTGGAATAGAGCAAGTGACCTTAGAACCCACCGGTAACTTTGAAGATCTCGAGGCCATCAAAAACACAGTGATCCCTCTCCCTCAATCGTCTCACCTCCTCTACTTAAGTGACATTGCAGAAGTGACCCGGGGTGTCATTTCTCCCCCCTCTTCCCTCATGCGCGTCAACGGCCACCCCTCTTTAGGACTCGCTGTTTCGATGCGAGAAAGAGGTGATGCCTTAACGCTTGGGAAACAGGTGCGTCAAATTCTCCGCCGCTACCAAGAGACCCACCCGATAGGAACCCAATTTGAAGAAGTTGTTTTCCAGCCTGATCGGGTGAACTATAAAATCCAAGAGTTTGCTGGGAACCTAGGTCAAGCCATTTTCATTGTCTGTCTCGTAATGCTCTTTTTCTTAGGGGTACGCATTGGACTCATCATAGCTAGTGCCATTCCAATTGTGATTCTCATCACGTTTTTCATTTTACCTCTCTTTGGTATCAGTCTCAATCAGGTAACTTTTGCCTCGCTTATTATTGCCCTTGGAATGCTTGTGGATAACGGGATTGTCATTGCAGAAAGTATGGCCGTTCTCATTCAAGAAAAAGGAAAAAAGCCCCTTGAAGCAGCTTTTATTGCTGCAAAAGAACTCAAAGTCTCTCTTCTCATTTCGACACTAACAACGTGCGCTGCTTTCCTCCCCTTCTACTTTGCTCAATCCGCAACTGGGGAATATGTCAGTTCCGTCTTTATCATCGTCTCTGTTGTCCTACTCGTTTCTTGGCTCATTGCATTCACACTCACTTCGATGATGTGTGTGAAATTCATTCCTTCTACGCCTAAACGGCTTTTTAATCCTCGCCTCCCCCTTCAAACCTATCGCCGTCTTCTTAGATGGACTCTGATGCATCGGATGAGATTTTGTATAATTTTAGGAGGCCTCTTTGCAGTTTCGCTTTGGGGGTATACTGCGATTCCTAAAATCTTCTATCCACCTAGTAACCACCTTCTCTTCACAGCTGAAATCGAATTGCCTGTAGGCTCATCTATATGGAGAACCGAACAAGCCCTTAGTGAAATCGAACACTTCGTCGAAGAAAATCTCCATACAAATGGCGAAGTTCTTTCGTGGGTTTCCTATATTGGGAATGGAGGACCTCGTTACCGGTTGCAACATGAACCCGAACCACCTAATTCTCATTATGCACTCATGCTCTTCACCGTCAAAGATTACGCCGCCCTCACATTGGCAACAGAAAAACTTGACCAGTACCTCTTTGAAAATCATCCTAGTATCCGTCCCAAAGTGCGCCGTCTGCAAGAAGGTGTTCCAATCAAAAACCCCATTGAGCTGCGCCTCTCGCGAGAACACAAACATCTCAAAACAGCACTCAAAGAACTTCCCGGGACAAAAAATGTCGATGATAATTGGGGACTTGAGACGAAAAAAATCGTGATCGCCGTTGATGAAACCCGCGCAAGCCGCGCCCACATCACCCATGCCGACGTTGCAAGCTCACTTGAATCAGCTGTCAGTGGACGGATTCTTTCTCTCTATCGCGAAGGGGACACGCTGATCCCAATTGTATTGAGGTCTCAAGTAGCACGCGACTTTCATCTGATTGAATCGGAAACATTCAACGTCTTTTCCACTGCTTCTCCCAACAATGTTCCTCTCTTTCAAGTTGCCACACCTCATCTCGATTGGGAAGCCCCAGCCCGTTTTCGTTACAATCGACAAGAAATGTTAACCTTGGTTTCAGATCTAAATAAGGGATTTACAGCACATGCGTTAGAAAAAGCAATTCGTAATCATCCCGAAATTGCAAAAGTGAACTATGAATTGGGAGGAGAGCACGAAGCTTCAACTGAAGCAGAACATTCCATTTTCGTCCATCTCCCTCTCACCTTGATTCTGATTGTACTCCTCCTTCTAGCCCAGTTCAACAGCTGGAAACACACCACTCTCATCTTAATGACCATTCCCCTCTCGTTCATTGGAGTCATACTTGGATTGCTTATTGGCCATTCCTACTTTGGAATCATGACGATTTTAGGTGTAATTTCTCTATCTGGCATAGTCGTGAACAATGGTGTCCTCTTGATTGAACAGATTCAGCTGATGCAAAAGCAAGAGCAGTCGCTTTCACAACATGACGCGATCATCGAAGCTGCGTGCTCGCGCTTCCGCCCAATTTTTCTTACTACTCTCACAACAGTAACAGGGTTAATTCCCCTTTGGATTGGTGGGGGGCCGCTGTGGGAACCCCTTGCGATCACCCTCTTTTTCGGATTACTCACTGGAGCTATCCTGACTCTTTTCGTCCTTCCCCTATTTTATACAATTTTCAGCAACTCTATGCACTCTATGCATAAAGAAAAAGCTTTTAGCTAA
- a CDS encoding efflux RND transporter periplasmic adaptor subunit, whose protein sequence is MNLKIFLPFLLLVALVTSCKKKDSEQIVIRPVLTQTAEVIEKKPYLFFSGFSKSEKKIQVSFRVGGQVAELPIKVGERLHVDQLIARLDDQDYALQVQQVAAVEEQAQAKLKDAYSHYQRLKILYESESMSKQELEHARAVYDAAKAAAFQVASQLDLAKKEQSYTVLKGEGDLFEVAAKHVEVRENVQPGQPIATLISAQGLQVEVAVPESEIGLVKRGTPVDLFFTVYPNETFQGTVDEVGVSSTGNTTFPVTIRLSKQDERLRPGMAVKARMEKPASPASNMIWVSLEAIGHDDSGHFVYLYEDGLAKKTPVKLGELSSEGIEVTAGLVPGQKVIVAGLRFLSDQQQVKLLEKL, encoded by the coding sequence ATGAATCTGAAAATTTTTCTTCCTTTTCTTCTTTTAGTAGCTCTCGTAACAAGCTGCAAAAAAAAGGATTCTGAGCAGATTGTGATTCGTCCTGTTTTAACTCAAACTGCTGAAGTCATAGAAAAAAAGCCTTACCTCTTTTTCTCTGGTTTTTCCAAATCTGAAAAAAAGATTCAAGTGAGTTTTCGTGTGGGTGGCCAAGTAGCAGAACTGCCGATCAAAGTAGGTGAAAGACTACATGTCGACCAATTGATTGCACGACTTGACGACCAAGATTACGCATTGCAAGTGCAGCAAGTTGCCGCAGTAGAGGAGCAAGCTCAAGCAAAATTGAAAGATGCTTACTCTCATTATCAACGGCTCAAAATCTTGTACGAAAGTGAAAGTATGTCTAAGCAAGAACTCGAGCATGCGCGCGCCGTCTATGATGCAGCTAAAGCTGCTGCTTTCCAAGTAGCCTCTCAACTTGACTTAGCAAAAAAAGAGCAAAGCTATACAGTTCTCAAAGGCGAAGGAGACCTGTTTGAAGTTGCGGCAAAACATGTTGAAGTCCGCGAAAATGTGCAGCCTGGACAACCCATTGCAACTTTAATTTCGGCTCAAGGGCTCCAAGTTGAAGTGGCCGTTCCCGAATCTGAAATTGGACTAGTCAAACGAGGCACGCCTGTCGACCTCTTTTTTACCGTTTACCCTAACGAAACGTTTCAGGGGACTGTTGATGAAGTAGGAGTTTCCTCTACTGGAAACACCACCTTTCCAGTGACAATAAGACTCTCCAAACAAGATGAGCGGCTCCGCCCCGGAATGGCAGTGAAAGCTCGCATGGAAAAACCTGCGTCTCCTGCTTCTAACATGATTTGGGTTTCGCTCGAAGCCATTGGACATGATGATTCGGGCCATTTCGTCTATCTCTACGAGGATGGTCTCGCAAAAAAAACGCCAGTCAAATTAGGAGAACTTTCCTCCGAAGGAATCGAGGTGACTGCTGGTCTTGTGCCCGGACAAAAGGTCATTGTCGCTGGTCTCCGCTTTCTCTCTGATCAACAACAGGTAAAACTTCTCGAAAAGCTATGA